One window of the Benincasa hispida cultivar B227 chromosome 3, ASM972705v1, whole genome shotgun sequence genome contains the following:
- the LOC120073982 gene encoding protein C2-DOMAIN ABA-RELATED 11-like — protein MESESLGLLKVLVIQGKKLVIRDFKSSDPYVVVKLGNQTAKTKVINSCLNPVWNEELSFSLTHPVQDLTLEVFDKDRFKSDDKMGHAELSLKPIVSAARLRRALGVSSGATMLRKVTPDVDNCLARDSSISCMEGGGVTQSVWLKLRDVESGEIELKIKFIDQPDRPSR, from the exons ATGGAAAGCGAATCGTTAGGATTGCTTAAAGTGCTTGTGATTCAAGGGAAGAAACTAGTCATTCGTGATTTCAAGAGTAGTGATCCTTATGTTGTTGTCAAGTTGGGCAATCAG ACAGCAAAGACCAAAGTTATCAATAGCTGCCTTAACCCTGTTTGGAATGAAGAGCTAAGCTTCTCCCTTACGCACCCTGTCCAAGATCTGACATTA GAAGTGTTTGACAAAGATCGGTTCAAGTCAGATGACAAGATGGGACATGCCGAGCTGAGTCTTAAACCGATAGTTTCGGCTGCTAGATTGAGACGGGCTCTTGGAGTTTCGTCAGGGGCAACAATGTTAAGAAAAGTTACTCCAGATGTTGATAACTGCTTAGCCAGGGACAGCAGCATTAGTTGTATGGAGGGAGGGGGTGTAACACAGAGTGTTTGGTTGAAGCTTCGTGATGTAGAATCTGGTGAAATAGAGCTAAAGATCAAGTTCATCGACCAACCTGATCGGCCATCCAGATGA
- the LOC120073453 gene encoding cytochrome P450 CYP82D47-like — protein MFALSHYGSYWRKMRKIATFELLSNRRMELLRQAKESEVNQAVKELYQSWKEIRKDSQDQDLVEMKQWLGELTLNVILRVVVGKRNFGVGAMVGEEDEEKARQWQKATREFLHYLGFFVFGDVVQYLGWLDIGGHVKAMKRTSKVLDRMLTQWLEEHKKDGAFGNPEKDKDFIDAMLSILKDPTHVDVLSHGFHHDTIIKSTCLTMILGGGETIGVAVTWVLSLLLNNPPKLKKVQEELDTRVDNGARARWGRVPRPRPCGGNSHPYPPPSRPFEGGDGGGIPH, from the exons ATGTTTGCTCTCAGCCATTACGGCTCTTACTGGCGCAAAATGCGAAAAATTGCCACGTTTGAGCTTCTATCCAATCGCAGAATGGAGCTGTTAAGGCAAGCCAAAGAGTCTGAAGTTAACCAAGCCGTAAAAGAGTTGTACCAAAGTtggaaagaaattagaaaagacTCACAAGATCAGGAC TTGGTGGAAATGAAGCAGTGGTTGGGGGAGTTGACATTGAACGTAATTCTGAGAGTGGTGGTTGGGAAAAGGAACTTTGGAGTTGGAGCAATGgtgggagaagaagatgaagaaaaggcCCGGCAGTGGCAGAAAGCGACGAGGGAGTTTTTACATTATTTGGGATTCTTTGTATTTGGTGATGTTGTTCAATATTTGGGATGGTTGGATATTGGCGGCCATGTGAAGGCCATGAAAAGGACCTCGAAGGTATTGGACCGAATGTTAACGCAGTGGTTGGAAGAGCACAAGAAAGACGGGGCTTTTGGTAATCCTGAAAAAGATAAAGACTTCATTGATGCAATGCTTTCAATTCTGAAGGATCCAACTCATGTTGATGTTCTTTCTCATGGCTTTCATCACGATACCATTATCAAATCAACATGTTT AACCATGATCTTGGGAGGTGGTGAAACAATTGGGGTAGCCGTAACATGGGTGCTCTCACTACTCCTAAACAATCCTCCTAAATTAAAGAAAGTGCAAGAAGAACTCGACACTAGGGTTGACAATGGGGCTAGGGCGAGGTGGGGGAGGGTTCCCCGTCCCCGGCCTTGTGGGGGAAATTCTCACCCATACCCGCCCCCGTCCCGGCCATTTGAAGGTGGGGATGGGGGCGGGATTCCGCATTGA